TAGCCAATTTCCCTGAAACCACACTTCTTATGTAGATTCAAGCTGGAGCTATTCTCTTTTATAATTCCTGATTGCAATGTCCAATACCCGTTTTCTTCTGAGAGTTCAATCAATTTTTCCAGAAGTATAGAGCCAACTTTTTGACCTTGATATTGCTCACCGATATAGATACTTACTTCTGCAACCCCGGCGTAAACACACCGGCTGGAAACGGGAGATAAAGCAGCCCAGCCCAAAATGATATCACCAGCCCTTGCTACTAAGCGGCAGGATTCGCAATGTCCTTTATTCCACTCTTCCCAGCTTGGTGCCTCACTTTGAAATGTAGCGATTTTGGTATTTATTCCTTCTGTATAAATCTTTGCAACTTGTGCCCAGTCGGATTCTTTCATCACTTCAACTTTATAATCCATAATTTTTC
This region of Clostridium sp. BNL1100 genomic DNA includes:
- a CDS encoding GNAT family N-acetyltransferase, whose translation is MDYKVEVMKESDWAQVAKIYTEGINTKIATFQSEAPSWEEWNKGHCESCRLVARAGDIILGWAALSPVSSRCVYAGVAEVSIYIGEQYQGQKVGSILLEKLIELSEENGYWTLQSGIIKENSSSLNLHKKCGFREIGYRERLGKMDNGKWHDVVLVERRSKLVG